One genomic region from Saccharomyces cerevisiae S288C chromosome XI, complete sequence encodes:
- the STE3 gene encoding Ste3p (Receptor for a factor pheromone; couples to MAP kinase cascade to mediate pheromone response; transcribed in alpha cells and required for mating by alpha cells, ligand bound receptors endocytosed and recycled to the plasma membrane; GPCR) — translation MSYKSAIIGLCLLAVILLAPPLAWHSHTKNIPAIILITWLLTMNLTCIVDAAIWSDDDFLTRWDGKGWCDIVIKLQVGANIGISCAVTNIIYNLHTILKADSVLPDLSSWTKIVKDLVISLFTPVMVMGFSYLLQVFRYGIARYNGCQNLLSPTWITTVLYTMWMLIWSFVGAVYATLVLFVFYKKRKDVRDILHCTNSGLNLTRFARLLIFCFIIILVMFPFSVYTFVQDLQQVEGHYTFKNTHSSTIWNTIIKFDPGRPIYNIWLYVLMSYLVFLIFGLGSDALHMYSKFLRSIKLGFVLDMWKRFIDKNKEKRVGILLNKLSSRKESRNPFSTDSENYISTCTENYSPCVGTPISQAHFYVDYRIPDDPRKSQNKSKKYLFADKETDDILDEIDLKESRHIPYVTQGQSFDDEISLGGFSKVTLDYSEKLHNSASSNFEGESLCYSPASKEENSSSNEHSSENTAGP, via the coding sequence atgtCATACAAGTCAGCAATAATAGGGCTTTGTTTGCTAGCTGTGATACTATTAGCTCCCCCTTTAGCATGGCATTCACATACCAAGAATATTCCAGCAATCATTTTGATAACATGGCTTCTTACAATGAATTTAACGTGTATTGTAGATGCGGCAATATGGAGTGACGACGATTTCCTCACGAGATGGGATGGTAAAGGTTGGTGTGATATTGTCATCAAGTTGCAGGTTGGTGCGAATATTGGCATATCATGTGCCGTTACCAACATCATTTACAACTTGCATACAATTTTGAAGGCAGATAGTGTTTTACCGGATCTTTCATCATGGACGAAAATCGTCAAGGACCTTGTGATTAGCTTGTTCACACCTGTCATGGTCATGGGATTTTCATATCTGTTACAAGTATTTAGATATGGTATCGCTCGTTACAACGGTTGCCAAAACTTATTGTCTCCGACATGGATTACCACTGTTTTGTATACCATGTGGATGCTTATATGGTCATTTGTGGGCGCTGTTTATGCCACCTTAGTACTGTTCGTGTTTTATAAAAAACGCAAGGACGTTAGGGATATTTTACACTGTACCAATTCAGGTTTAAACCTGACAAGGTTCGCAAGGCTGTTGATATTCtgtttcattattattttagtCATGTTCCCTTTTTCTGTTTACACCTTTGTTCAAGATTTACAGCAGGTAGAAGGACACTATACTTTTAAAAATACCCATTCCAGCACCATCTGGAATACCATTATTAAATTTGACCCTGGCAGACCAATTTATAATATATGGCTTTATGTTTTGATGTCTTACCTAGTATTTCTAATCTTTGGCTTAGGTTCTGATGCTTTGCATATGTACTCTAAATTCCTGCGTTCCATCAAACTAGGATTTGTACTTGACATGTGGAAAAGATTCATTGATAAGAATAAGGAAAAACGAGTAGGCATATTGCTAAACAAGCTGTCCTCACGCAAAGAGAGCCGTAACCCATTTTCTACAGACTCTGAGAACTATATCTCCACGTGTACAGAAAACTATTCTCCCTGTGTAGGTACACCAATATCACAAGCGCATTTCTATGTCGACTATAGGATTCCAGATGATCCTAGAAAATctcaaaataaaagcaaaaaatatttgtttgcTGATAAAGAAACAGATGATATTCTTGATGAAATAGACCTAAAAGAAAGTAGGCACATCCCTTACGTCACGCAAGGACAGAGCTTTGACGACGAAATATCACTTGGAGGATTCTCAAAAGTTACTCTCGATTATTCAGAAAAGCTTCATAATTCTGCAAGCTCCAATTTTGAAGGGGAAAGTCTTTGCTACTCTCCAGcttcaaaagaagagaattcAAGCTCAAACGAACATAGTTCAGAAAATACTGCAGGCCCTTAA
- the LST4 gene encoding Lst4p (Subunit of the Lst4p-Lst7p GTPase activating protein complex for Gtr2p; stimulates the GTPase activity of Rag family GTPase Gtr2p, within the context of the Gtr1p-Gtr2p heterodimer, after amino acid stimulation; required for activation of TORC1 in response to amino acid stimulation; recruited to the vacuolar membrane during amino acid starvation and released from the membrane by TORC1; required for the transport of amino acid permease Gap1p from the Golgi to the cell surface) has product MLGNLLRNKTSSSGFEKSSEHSDFSSVVPNVPVYCKAASTGTTKTAAGALLDTAVNVEKPSEMLSTTSPPILDHISDDLKLKLFGSRDIPYSRPIDTLQNNGGLGTDKITSINEKTYAFRILIIEEAGQMACRNNYRDIFDYTTSKISNSMEQIRPSELKEYIFGSPVRSSDLTQCDKIRTIPNSDLVLITRIFYYTHQYNRIAISLCIPRILLPVVAESWSSISSWLTQTQKMLIGFLTKNRIMQENTGNYSNNSVIKLSNIDIRTHYPKEIEIMVQTLQKRVIPGLRSMSEIPRLFLYPETFKEFVHVWFKSIFNWIEIKDGPKLGFLPLLMAMIISDYRHTIRELKTSKIVILSGNMVVANKLLFILSALLEPKYKGQITIRRENIRSDSSAVSRNKSNNNFVDKPETELSTLTSTDNLLSRTENNSNHNYNNSNVSSNSIGSPNFHSLRKGWQIPNRRNSNTSVSVSSSESLAEVIQPSSFKSGSSSLHYLSSSISSQPGSYGSWFNKRPTISQFFQPSPSLKHNESWERLQTTAGNMQRTSSSSSLQQATSRLSLTTPQQSPSISEYDEYPWMGTPGSPNVGDVSHAPPLVKNISYKFPLKNVELKRDCQRISQDDLLDEAFERICQPSLADLNSTYEIFPGNSSYADILTTDSDIDDGLMNKPLELLPKYTMYLTHFNNFFQLQACPAGQESESRITNSMKIDLLKADYTRSLLVSLRSRDIRDVALKREFTGNNNNNSNQNIYDENFVGKRKYVLKQKTRKIFSCGKIGKLSTSLENCVNFVENSIKSAMMLYDDNGIDSELRDSEALRIFSSLVHYCNAG; this is encoded by the coding sequence ATGTTGGGTAATTTACTGAGAAATAAGACGAGTTCGTCTGGTTTTGAGAAGAGCTCAGAGCATTCCGATTTTTCCTCCGTAGTTCCCAATGTCCCTGTATACTGCAAAGCGGCAAGCACAGGAACTACTAAGACCGCTGCTGGAGCTCTTTTAGATACTGCAGTCAATGTGGAAAAGCCTTCGGAAATGCTATCAACGACTTCTCCGCCCATTTTAGATCATATATCGGATGACTTAAAACTGAAGCTTTTCGGCTCGAGGGATATTCCTTATAGTCGTCCTATCGATACGTTACAAAACAACGGAGGTCTTGGTACTGATAAAATCACGTCTATTAACGAAAAAACGTATGCATTCAGGATTTTGATCATTGAGGAAGCGGGTCAAATGGCGTGTAGGAACAACTACCGTGATATCTTCGATTACACTACGTcaaagatttcaaattcGATGGAGCAGATACGGCCGAGTGAATTGAAGGAATATATATTTGGTTCTCCCGTAAGATCTTCCGATTTGACGCAGTGCGACAAGATAAGGACGATTCCTAACTCGGATTTGGTACTCATAACTAGAATTTTCTATTACACACACCAATACAACCGCATCGCAATTAGCTTATGCATACCGAGGATATTGTTGCCCGTAGTTGCAGAGTCGTGGTCTTCCATTTCATCATGGTTGACCCAGACTCAAAAAATGCTCATTGGTTTCTTGACTAAAAACCGTATTATGCAAGAAAATACTGGCAATTACAGCAATAATTCAGTCATAAAATTGTCAAATATTGACATCAGGACGCATTATCCCaaggaaattgaaataatGGTGCaaactttacaaaaaagaGTCATACCAGGTTTACGTTCTATGTCTGAGATTCCTAGGCTTTTCCTTTACCCTGAGACATTTAAAGAATTCGTTCACGTTTGGTTCAAAAGTATATTTAATTGGATTGAAATCAAAGATGGACCGAAACTAGGCTTCCTTCCTCTCCTAATGGCAATGATTATATCTGATTACAGGCACACTATAAGAGAACTAAAGACATCCAAGATCGTAATCCTGTCAGGAAACATGGTGGTTGCTAACAAGTTACTGTTCATCTTATCGGCTTTATTGGAGCCAAAGTACAAGGGACAAATAACGATACGGCGGGAAAACATAAGATCGGATTCGTCCGCTGTATCAAGAAATAAGTCTAACAATAATTTTGTCGATAAGCCTGAGACGGAATTGAGCACACTGACTTCAACAGACAACCTTTTGAGTCGCACAGAAAATAATAGCAATCATAATTACAACAACAGTAATGTGAGCTCTAACAGCATTGGATCACCCAATTTCCATTCTTTGAGGAAAGGATGGCAAATACCCAATCGGAGGAACTCGAACACTTCAGTATCTGTGTCTTCTAGTGAGTCTTTAGCGGAAGTTATTCAGCCATCTTCCTTCAAAAGTGGGAGTAGTTCATTGCATTATCTATCGTCTTCTATCTCAAGCCAACCTGGTTCGTACGGTTCTTGGTTCAACAAAAGGCCAACAATTTCTCAGTTCTTTCAACCAAGCCCTTCTTTAAAACACAACGAGTCGTGGGAGAGGCTGCAAACAACTGCTGGAAATATGCAAAGGACTTCAAGTTCGTCTTCTTTGCAGCAAGCAACCTCCAGGTTATCACTAACCACTCCGCAACAATCACCGTCTATCAGCGAATATGATGAGTATCCTTGGATGGGCACACCTGGCTCTCCTAATGTTGGAGATGTGTCTCACGCACCCCCATTGGTTAAGAATATATCATATAAATTTCCACTAAAGAACGTTGAGTTGAAAAGAGATTGCCAAAGGATCTCTCAGGATGATCTTTTGGATGAggcttttgaaagaatatgTCAGCCCTCTTTGGCTGACCTTAATTCCACTTACGAAATTTTTCCAGGTAACTCTTCTTATGCGGATATTTTGACTACTGATTctgatattgatgatggCTTGATGAATAAACCTCTGGAACTATTGCCGAAATATACAATGTATTTAACCCATtttaacaattttttccagttgCAAGCATGTCCTGCTGGTCAAGAATCAGAGAGCAGAATAACAAATTCTATGAAGATTGACCTGTTAAAGGCGGATTACACAAGAAGTCTATTAGTATCGTTACGTTCAAGGGACATTAGGGATGTCGCATTGAAAAGAGAGTTTACTGgcaataacaacaataacagCAACCAGAATATCTATGATGAGAATTTTGTCGGAAAAAGGAAGTACGTGTTGAAACAGAAGACCAGAAAAATCTTTTCCTGTGGCAAGATTGGCAAGCTAAGTACTAGTTTGGAAAACTGCGttaattttgttgaaaatagtATAAAGAGTGCAATGATGTTATATGATGATAATGGAATAGATAGTGAGCTTCGCGATTCAGAAGCTTTACggattttttcatctcttGTTCATTATTGTAATGCAGGTTAA